In Miscanthus floridulus cultivar M001 chromosome 8, ASM1932011v1, whole genome shotgun sequence, the sequence TCCCCCGTTCTTCGAGCGCAGAACATTCTCGAGACCTGAAATCCTGAATCCACCCTCACCCAGCGGTCCCCATGGCCTCCGGCGAAGGTGTAGTTGGTCAGCTGTCCGGGGCGGCTAGCGGTGAGGCGGAGGCCAAGATGGAAACGGAGGAGGAGCGGGAGGGGCCGGTGCTGTACCTCGACCTTACGAGCTACCAGCTGCACGATCTGAGCGAGGTGGTGATCCCGCCCACGGTGGAGGAGATCGACCTCACCGCCAACCGCCTCTCTTCCGTCGACCCACGCATCGGCCAACTCCCCCGTCTCCGCAAGCTCTCCTTCCGCCAGAACCTCCTGGAAGACAACGCCGTCGTGCCGCTCTCGTCCTGGGAGACTATCGCCGGATTGCAGGTGATTACTGACTCGGAATCTGTAGTGGAGAGTCGTTGTTTTATCGCTCCGATCGTGATGCCCAATTTTGGCCAATAGATGCTTGTGTTAAATCATCCCTGCAGTTTCTTTGATTATAAATCATCTTTCTTACCAACCTGTGTTATTCAGGAACGCATATTTTACATAATAATACTTGGTAGCGTGGTCAATAACTATTTGTCTATTATTAATTCTTCTTTGCTGTAAATGGGTGAAAACTAAATGCAAGTAATTTGCATTTTTTACGTAGAAAGCCTAGCAACATTTATCAGTGGAAAATGAGAGGGTTTGTTTATGATCATCTTGTGGTGAAACATAGAAATTTCATGAAACTTGAAGTTTAGTGCTCTTGTAATCTTGTTCCCTTCACTGAGATATCAAGTCAGGTAATTGGTATTATTAGGCAATATATTGTGATATGCAGTACGTCGCTTGGCTCAGTTACTGTAAGAACAAGCAGTTGTAATATTGTTTATGTATCACATTACATTTATTCCTACAATACAAGTAAACCTACTGAGGAGACTAAATTTTTGTCTAATACACTTCACGAAAATCGACAGCTGTGTGCACAACTATCTGGAGTATTTCTTATGATTATTTGCTGGACCTCATAATAGCTGGGGGCATTGTAATTTGTTACAGTCCTGATACTTTCACAACATATCCCAAGTGCCCAATTCATTTACTTTTAGAAGCTTTTATGGAGAGATGGATTAAGTGAGTCCTCACTTTGAAGTTTTAACTGAGGGATTGTCAAGATCAGACAGAGTTGAGTCACCATTTTTTCCTTCAGTGAGCTGGAAGCCACTGTAGTATCGAGTATATTTAGTATAGGCTATCGGTACCTTCTTTTATTTTGCATAAGCCCTGCTTTTACTGaaagaatagagagtggctgctgGGAAAACCAGCTTACAATCTAGCACATCCAACACAAGCTACTCATCCAAACAATCAACCACAAATGCTAAACTCTCCTCTCTTAAACTGCACCCTCCATAGTCTAACAAAATACCCCAGCACCCAAAAGGAAACCAGCCACAAAAGTACTCCCTAGAAAAGAGAAATTACAATTGAGGCCTTCCTGAGCCAAACACAACTAGCACAGCAAAACACTAAAAGACTGATCTTCAACTTCCTAATTCGTCAATCAGATAGGATATCCACATCTTCACAGCATCCCTGTCTTCAGCATCTTGACAGGCCTTCCTTGAGCTTCTCCAGAATTCCTTCCATGAGTTTCAGCTGCGCCCCCTTCATTAGGATCTTCCAGTGCTGAAGAAAACCAAAGACTTTATAACTAATTTCTTTCGGGCTCTTAATAATATGATTTGAGAAAACTAAATCATTCCGAGTTCTCCACAACGACTAAGAGTTGGTCGCCATGATCTGATGATAATCACCATGCTCCACTTATTACTACTACCCGGAGTTGTGAATTTACTCTCAAAATCCCCTCTATCTACTGGGATTGAGTCCCCACCCTAGGCTATCTCTAATCCAACACCAAACAAAAATGGCCAGGCGGCATCTGAAAAGAAGGTGATCAATAGTCTCATTCTTTCCGCATAAGCTGCAATCTTTAGCCTCTTTACAATTTCTTTTTTTTGAGTTGTTCAGTGGTCTGTACTCGTTCATGAGTTACCATCCAAAGGAAAATTTTAATCTTCAATGGTAACTTGGTTTCCCAAATGTCCTTCAATTCTCAAGTCAACTATTCCTGGAAAAGTGACCATCTTATAAACTGATTTAGTAGTCAAATTACCAGACTTCTCAAGCATCCACACAACTGTATCTGTCCTCTCAGTCAGACTAATCCCCTCTAACATAGTCATCATCTGTTCCCATTCTTCCACCTCCTTATTCCCTAAATTTCTTCTTAGAGACAAATTTCACTCTCTTTGTGCTAAATTTGCAAGTGACCCTCCCTGGTCCAGGGAATCCTGTACAGGTTTGGATATAGAGTCATTAGCGACCTTCCTCAATGCACACATCTTCCCAAAATCTTGTCCGTTACCCACACTCAACTATCATCCCTTTGCCTCTCTCATACCAAGGTTTAACTGCATGAAGACCTTGTCAAAATTGAGATCCACCTATGCTGTGTGATTGACTAAAATTCTTGCCGTGAAGATACTTGGCTCTGAGTAGCCTCATACACATACTGTCATCTGCACTGTCTAGCCTGAAAATCCATTTGCATAAAAGAGCTGCCTTCATGGCCCTAGTGTCAATGAAGCCTAAACCCCCAAATTCTTTGGGTTTAGCCAGAGCCCCCCACTTAACCATGTGATACTTCTTTTGTTTCCCACGACCTCCCAAAAGAACCTTCCTCTATCTGAATCAAACCTCTCCTTTAACCAGTAGAAACCCATTGTATACATAGGAATGCTTGACAGGCTGGTGTTAATCAAAATAGATATGCCCCCGTAGGAAAAATGCTCACACTTCTAAGATTTTATGCATGAACATCTTTGCATCTGCCACAGTATTAGTGATGTTTGAACTTTTCATTTGTTCTGGCAAATTAATTTGATTTACCTTAGAAACATAGATGCTTTCTTTAAAAACTTTTTTACAATGCTATTTAACTGTCTCCCTTTCATATTTCAGGAGTTGGTCCTTAGAGATAACAAACTTACAAGGATTCCTGATGCTGGCATATTCAAGGGTCTTCTGGTGTTCGATGTATCTTTCAATGAGATAACTTCCTTGACTGGTCTGTCCAAGGTTTCCAGCAAATTGAAGGAACTTTATGTTTCAAAAAATGAAGTTGCAAAGATGGAAGAGCTTGAGCATTTCCATGCGCTGGAAATTCTTGAacttggtagcaacagattacggGTAAGAATTTCAGAGTAAATTGCATATGACTCCTGGTGACTGCATGTTGTCTGGATGGTCAGTGAATATAGCCATATGTAATGCTTCATGCTGTATGTAATTTGTTTATATCTAGATACTGTTATTTCCTACAGCCTTACAATGTTTTATCTCGTTTCAGGTAATGGAAAATCTTGAAACCTTGACAAATCTGCAAGAACTGTGGTTGGGAAGAAATCGAATTCGAGCTGTCAACTTGTGTGGTTTGAAGCTAATTAAGAAAATAAGTTTGCAAAGCAATAGATTGACTTCAATGGATGGGTTTCAGGTACTCTATCATAACTTCCCTGTTCGCCTGTTGTAGTTGCTGCATGGTAATATATCTGTTTTGCAACTCAGGAATGTATTGCGTTAGAGGAGCTGTACCTCAGCCATAATGGAATTCAAAAGATGGAAGGCCTCTCTACCTTGCAGAACCTCTGCATTTTGGATGTTTCATCTAACAAGCTAACCACTATAGAAAATATCGAAACCTTAACCAGGTAAATGATACCATGTGTCTTATAGCCTTTTCTTCTCAGAGTAACAAAATAAGTAGAAACagctattctaagaatgaagggcgggcctggtgcaagcggtagagtattaccgcctgtgaccggaaggtcccgggttcgagtcgcggtctcctcgcattgcacaggcgagggtaaggcttgccactgacacccttccccagaccccgcacagagcgggagctctttgcactgggtacgcctttTTTTTAGCTATTCTAAGAATATAAGCAGCTGGAGAAAATGcttatttctttctcttctttatcATGtgaacttgcaatataggctggAGGACCTGTGGTTGAATGACAACCAAATACCATCTCTAGATGGGATAGAGACTGCTTTGGCTGGTTCGCGGGAGAAGTTGACGACAATATATCTTGAACGAAATCCCTGTGTAAGTATTTCATAACTTGTATATATAATCCTTGATGTTTCTATATAGATGGGAAAAAGAGCCAAGATTCATATCATATGTGCTCAACATATTCGCAGTTTATTATGGTTAAGCTGTTGTCATCCATTGCTGTGTGCCTTGTTGCTAGAGtacatttttttttgtaaaaaaataatgCTAGTTTGCTATTACAAGTTCCCTATTGTTGATGTTAATACTTGATAGTATctctattgtttttttttttgccaaaattaAACTGTTTGCTTTGTATTGTAAAAAGTAACACTATTGATTACCGGAAGTCTTGAGAAGTGTCTTCCAAACCTCAGTGGTACTGTGATTCCAAAGTGAAAAAAATCTAACTATGAGTTATTACCTTTTGTTTTTGGCTATCTTGAGCTACAGATCTTTTTTTTTACTATGGTTAAGATAGCTAGTACAAACTCTGCTCTCagtttttgaaaaaaagaaaCTCTGCTCAGAAACAGTTTGGAAAAAAAAACTCTACACTGAATCAAGGTACTTATAAAGCTGGGACCTTAATGATTGTTGCTCCATTGATTGTGGGTGACTTTGGACCCTTGTACTCTTGCAGTATCTTTGCTATGTTACTTGAGATATTGACCCATTGTTAGTTTTGCATGGATCAAGTGCTACCCATTGTACCATTTATTTGATGTGTTATACAATTTTGAAATTTTTATCACTAGTTATTGAATGAAACAGGAAACAAACAATAAAGGTATTTGTTAGTGAGAAGGAAGTCACATGCACTGAAGTTCTCTTAGACCATGAAAATAATATCTGCTATCAGAGAAATCTGACAAAAAGTGTTACGCTTGTACAATATTTTGTGTTCCAGGGTACTACCACGATATCAATCTATACTCTGATAGGACCCCTGTGGATTTTGTTTCCTCTTTTTGATGAGCTTACCCTTGTCTGTTTCCCCCTTTGTTGCAGGCAAAAACTCCAGATTACTCATCGACGTTGAAGAAAATATTTCCAAAACTCGAGCAAATCGATTCAGATATCATAGCATGAAAACTAGCTAATCATTGCACAGATACTAAGGCGAAGTAGGCTTGGAGTTTTCCGGGGAAGTCATTAGCAGCAATCAAGTTGTGAACGAATAATAGACATTATTTGATCATCAAGGTGTAGTAGGCATTGTGGTGCTAGTTGTTTAATGGTTGCACCTGTTTGTGGTCTACGATTTTTCATTGCCAACTCTGCTCTACGTTGAGACGAAGACGTTGGTTAGGAGCTCCTATGAGCTGAATAGTGATTGGTAACCAAATAATCAACGGTAGATGTTTGAACATAAGAGGTGTAGCTGGATTGTCATCCATGTTGCTACTTTCAAGATGTTGCATTTCCTTTCCCTGTAGATTAGTGTCGGTTTTTTAAAAATGAGGCTAGGAACAGCTAGCAGTACTTTTCTGTAAGTTATGAATGTAGACATCTGTGCGTTGTATATCAAACTTGCAAGGCTTGAATGAACACATGAACCCGAAATTATCTTTTCTTTGAAATTTTATTTTAGTCAACCGAATTTCTGTGCATGAAACCTGAATTACGAAAGTACACAGAAAGTCAGTTGGCAGTGCTAGCGTCTGGACTGGACGTGTCTGAATGCTCGTGTTGCACTTCCATTTCCTGCGCTCCAGCCAACACGCCTCGCCCGAGCCTGCATTTCGTGCGCCCATGTGGGGCCTGCACCGCCAGACCGCGTGCAGGGACCAGCTCGTGTCTCCTCCGCTTCTCATGtgtattgcaacatgtgcaatattcaaatgaaacacttgcaacgtacgtccGAAATAGCTGAAACACTTGCCATGTACATCTGAAACATTTGCATAATACCATAAAAAACTTGAAAACGTGTGTAGAAATTGTAAACATCAAGATGAAATACTTgaaagggcaggcctggtgcagtggtgagagctgtctcactgagtcatcaggtcgcgggttcgaaacaGCCTCTCcacagattttgcgggggaatgcttgcctcggtttttctctTCCCTAGACCCCACTCACGTGGGAGCCTCCGACACTAGGTTTGcccaagatgaaacacttgcaacatacgtataaaaacacttgcatatatgcaacattccgatctagttttacaacatccaaatgaaacacttgtaacatatgtctgaaactagatgaaacatttagaacatacactatGTATAGCCCATTGCAATATGTGTAACATCcagtctacttttgcaacatccttataaaacatttgcaacatatatttaaaacatctgaaacatttgaaatgtacacttgcaacatgcatcatatCTTGGTGCGGCCTCCTTCGCCGTCTGCATCAGGGGCGTCGAAGCCGTAACAGGAGGCGAGGCCGGAGGGCTTCCGCGCCAGGGCCTGACGCTTCTCCTTGCGCAGCGGCCTTAGTGGCTAGCTGGCGGTCGAGGGAGCAGTCGCCACACGTGGGCACAGCGGTGCCCGCGCCATCAGGCGAAGTGGGCTGTAGAGCAGAAAGTGGCGGCAGGAAGCAGCAGGACGGCGCAGTGgagcaggagaaggagcagcgTGGGGTGACTGCTGACGGCGGAGCGGGCCGCAAGAGCAGGAGCAGCGGAGCGGCCGACGGAGTAGGAACAGGTGGGGTCACCAGTTCGCGCGGAATAGAGCGGAGTAGGTCTCTCGTCTCCTTCtcctttccttatccaattagtgCAACGGAAGAGATAGACGCAGATATATACCGTAATAAAATATGAGTGGGCGCACAACAGAGGTTTATTGGGTTGGTATGGAGACCCACGAAGGGGCGTCTAGACAGACGGACGCCCTATACGTAGCATTTTGCTTTTGAGGTCCGTCGTCAAATGTTACATATAGTGGGCCTTTTGGGCACGTTAGATGTATGAGCTTTTTACCTGTGGCCCTAAAAAAATGGCTCTTCCTTGTGTGGCCCCTTTTTTGAACTTACCTCTATGGCTCTGAAATgaactatcgggttcataaacccagggtccctcatggaccggcttcccaacaaaggctcggcccagcagacaacgttgtgaACGACGCGCAACTTATGGGCCGGCCTAAaaacctaaacgataggccagaaaggcaatccaatctccgatcggaaggcctggccgaggaggaatggcgcCGGCTTCCGACTCCGGCAccgcctctccaaccagaaggcctcactgaggaggaacaacgcttgcTTCCACCTCCGGCCCACCTTCGGacggcctcttcgaccggaaggcctggccaaacactacttctgactctgacccacgtctgcgccgaacccctgcttatagctcttctccgacgggggcaatcagagccgactaggaccaaccgaccgaggacgcccgctcagtgaggaccaggaaacggacggagaaagtaaggcagggcactcaagccaaccgcaataccaaggaccgtaccctgtacacctgtaggacagtaccagcagggcatgtcagaagggtaccccacaaccttcctggcatgtcaggacccaagcagtgttgtgggcgccgacatttgccctacagtgttgtgggcgccatcaactcccataccagacaaacacagtAAGACTCCCCCCCACAtgactctaggcatcaatagtgttgtgggcgtcggcatttaccataccaggtgaatatggtaaaaccccgtacatgcctctgggcatcaacagtatgacaggcaccgatgtctgccatatcggaagaagacgacgcaacctcccacatgcatctgacatttaacagtgttatgggcgcctacaatcatcttgtacccaacggcgtgggcagcaagacttagtagcatgcgtactctctctcacttgtaaggccttcctcttcacctataaaggggatgcgctctctctcaaTAGATAGATCGATCAGTCCACAACAACTTGAACAACACACACAAcaggagaaccactaggttcaaatcTCGAGCACATGCTCAAACACATAGCACATAGAGGAGCTTCTGTCACTCTCGGCTctttagaccagagtccgaccgaacctcttgtaccccctatctttgtccctttcgtttgtaacccccacaacaaacttcgagcacctgggctcaggaataaaggccctgttcggctggcagaattttggctaaaactggctaaaaacactgttctttctaaattgttgtgagagaaaaacactgttctggctaaaaaaagaagccgaacaagacGGATATGGGGTAAGCTGAATGGGGccaaagtcaccgaccgactcaaactagacgtaggacatgttgcctgaaccagtataaaccatgtgtcattaagtgataggccacctccgatcacaacgtacagcaaaactacaaatatttacgtgttggttactttctgcaccgacagttgacaccatccgtggggaagacgttgtacgttcacactttttggtcatcggatgacccacttttccgccaccttcgccatggcgggctcaagcgatacgactcgctttggctcactggagtttcccatactcccacctattgggatgtgggttccacccgtctttgagctgtcctaggccttcctcttcggaagcctgaacttcatcgccgaccggctcggcgtactacacctccgtgaggaggcacttgttctagcgcccgtcggaggggcgccctccatcggctctgagacacacgacgacttcaacgatgaggtgcCTGCGCTTCAATCCGAGCaaatgctctgctcaaaccctgctatgagtaatgtacatgctgttatttactcgctatttattaTCTTCCGctgattatccggagggaccatattgtccgcaccgcaaacaccgtacgaccggttcccctatggcctcatgtcccccGCTGACGCGTACTCTTGgcggctccgaaggatgctggcaccgcccccccccccctcacgtccgaatttgtgggaatggtgagctatgctcccaccactttccacaaactcctagatgacgaggttgagagcgacggctccagcatcggcgacatggcacctagccaccatccatctcgggagtgcgctatggcggacactTCGGGATAGCtgtcggtggtagcggagtctttgcagactcacacccctccggacacGTATGCGGGGGGCCTCGCATTCGCACAAGAGCACGCTGAGGAGCTATGACAAATGGCGGCAGAACTAGCCGCTGCCTGCGTCGGTGCGCTCGGTGCAACACGTTGCACCCCATGCGCGTGACCCGGCGAGCGGCGCCTGGGGTAGTGCCTGCCAGGTCCAGcgcgacatcatgaatgaggggaatgaccccccatagtttgcttgagctagccagaacatcatcgctgt encodes:
- the LOC136476057 gene encoding protein phosphatase 1 regulatory inhibitor subunit PPP1R7 homolog — protein: MASGEGVVGQLSGAASGEAEAKMETEEEREGPVLYLDLTSYQLHDLSEVVIPPTVEEIDLTANRLSSVDPRIGQLPRLRKLSFRQNLLEDNAVVPLSSWETIAGLQELVLRDNKLTRIPDAGIFKGLLVFDVSFNEITSLTGLSKVSSKLKELYVSKNEVAKMEELEHFHALEILELGSNRLRVMENLETLTNLQELWLGRNRIRAVNLCGLKLIKKISLQSNRLTSMDGFQECIALEELYLSHNGIQKMEGLSTLQNLCILDVSSNKLTTIENIETLTRLEDLWLNDNQIPSLDGIETALAGSREKLTTIYLERNPCAKTPDYSSTLKKIFPKLEQIDSDIIA